A single region of the Marinobacter salinisoli genome encodes:
- the slmA gene encoding nucleoid occlusion factor SlmA, which produces MTDQKTSRREAILHALVELLEKDPGARITTAGLAKSVGVTEAALYRHFPSKRKMFEALIEFAEDAVFTRCQVILQEQDDVTVRLQQLVNLVLVFAERNPGLCCVLTGDALMGENETLRKRASQFFERLETQVRQILKEGDIRQGVRPRTSPARGAEFVLVFMEGRIQRFIRSSFTRLPSADLDESWGLMADSVWAQPAYA; this is translated from the coding sequence ATGACCGACCAGAAAACCAGTCGCCGTGAGGCGATTCTCCATGCCTTGGTGGAGTTGTTAGAAAAAGATCCGGGTGCCCGCATCACCACCGCCGGCCTGGCAAAATCCGTAGGTGTTACCGAAGCGGCGCTATACCGGCACTTTCCCAGCAAGCGCAAGATGTTTGAAGCGCTGATCGAATTTGCCGAGGACGCGGTGTTCACCCGCTGTCAGGTCATTCTTCAGGAGCAGGACGACGTCACGGTTCGCCTGCAGCAACTGGTGAACCTTGTGCTGGTGTTCGCCGAGCGCAACCCTGGTTTGTGCTGCGTGTTGACCGGTGATGCCCTGATGGGCGAGAACGAAACGCTGCGCAAGCGCGCGTCCCAGTTTTTCGAGCGTCTGGAAACCCAGGTCCGGCAGATCCTGAAAGAGGGTGACATCCGGCAGGGGGTTCGGCCCCGGACCAGTCCGGCCCGTGGTGCCGAGTTTGTTCTGGTGTTCATGGAAGGCAGAATCCAGCGCTTTATTCGCTCGTCCTTTACCCGCCTGCCGTCTGCTGATCTGGATGAAAGCTGGGGCCTGATGGCCGACAGTGTCTGGGCTCAGCCGGCCTACGCGTAG
- a CDS encoding thiazole synthase: MNDSQQNTLPEDKPLIIAGRHYQSRLLVGTGKYRDLDETGQAIDASGAEIVTVAVRRANLGQNPDEPNLLDVISPERYTILPNTAGCYTARDAVRTCKLARELLDGHDLIKLEVLGEEKTLYPNMPETLVAAEALVNDGFKVMVYCSDDPLLAKRLEEMGCIAIMPLGAPIGSGLGIQNRYNIRLIVENAQVPVLVDAGVGTASDATIAMELGCDGVLMNTAIAQAKQPVRMARAMRYAIDAGREAYLAGRMPKKLYASASSPIDGTFF; the protein is encoded by the coding sequence ATGAACGATTCGCAGCAAAACACACTGCCTGAAGATAAACCCCTGATTATTGCCGGCCGCCACTACCAGTCACGCTTGCTGGTGGGGACCGGCAAATACCGGGATCTGGACGAAACCGGACAGGCCATCGATGCCAGTGGTGCAGAGATTGTGACCGTTGCGGTGCGGCGCGCCAACCTCGGGCAAAACCCGGATGAGCCCAATCTTCTGGATGTTATTTCTCCCGAGCGCTACACCATCTTGCCTAACACCGCTGGCTGCTACACCGCCAGGGATGCCGTGCGTACCTGTAAGCTGGCGCGGGAGCTGCTGGATGGCCACGACCTGATCAAGCTGGAGGTGCTGGGGGAAGAGAAAACCCTGTACCCGAACATGCCCGAAACCCTGGTTGCGGCGGAGGCGTTGGTCAACGATGGCTTCAAGGTCATGGTCTACTGCTCGGATGACCCTCTGCTGGCCAAGCGCCTGGAGGAAATGGGCTGCATCGCCATTATGCCGCTGGGGGCGCCCATCGGCTCGGGGCTGGGCATCCAGAACCGCTACAATATCCGTCTGATTGTGGAAAATGCTCAGGTGCCGGTGCTGGTGGATGCGGGCGTGGGCACGGCGTCAGACGCCACCATCGCGATGGAACTCGGGTGTGATGGGGTTCTCATGAACACCGCCATCGCGCAGGCAAAACAGCCCGTTCGGATGGCCCGCGCCATGCGCTATGCCATTGATGCTGGAAGAGAAGCCTACCTTGCCGGGCGCATGCCCAAGAAACTTTACGCCAGCGCTTCCTCTCCGATTGATGGCACCTTTTTCTGA
- the thiS gene encoding sulfur carrier protein ThiS — protein sequence MQVEVNGEPTQLPPEATVGTLIEQLALTGRRLAVEVNEAIVPRSQHQTFNLRDGDRVEVVQAIGGG from the coding sequence ATGCAGGTAGAAGTGAACGGCGAGCCGACGCAATTGCCTCCTGAGGCAACGGTCGGAACCCTGATCGAGCAACTGGCGTTGACTGGCCGCCGGCTGGCGGTGGAGGTGAACGAGGCTATCGTGCCTCGCAGCCAGCACCAGACGTTTAATCTCCGCGACGGAGACCGGGTAGAAGTGGTCCAGGCCATCGGCGGCGGGTAA
- a CDS encoding DUF423 domain-containing protein, which produces MIPPLILGALLAMTAVMAGALGAHGLRAVLDARGLEVFGTAVTYQFYHAIALIVVALLSGAGLNRRLLAVAAGFFVAGTLLFSGSLYLLVLTELRWVGPLTPVGGVCFLVGWALMVVSALRRPGLMSPTAKR; this is translated from the coding sequence ATGATACCTCCCCTGATCCTGGGCGCGTTGCTGGCGATGACCGCTGTCATGGCGGGCGCCCTTGGTGCACACGGGTTGCGCGCGGTTCTGGATGCCCGGGGGCTGGAGGTTTTCGGGACAGCCGTCACCTACCAGTTCTACCATGCCATCGCTCTGATCGTGGTGGCGCTGTTGTCGGGGGCCGGACTCAACCGGCGTTTGCTGGCAGTGGCAGCGGGCTTTTTTGTCGCCGGCACGTTGTTATTCAGTGGCAGTCTCTATCTGTTGGTACTGACCGAGCTTCGCTGGGTCGGGCCGCTGACGCCGGTGGGTGGTGTGTGTTTCCTGGTGGGTTGGGCGCTGATGGTGGTTTCGGCCCTGCGTCGGCCCGGGCTGATGAGCCCAACGGCAAAACGCTGA
- a CDS encoding symmetrical bis(5'-nucleosyl)-tetraphosphatase yields MTDYAIGDIQGCYDELRTVLDTVSFSPSRDCLWVAGDLINRGPSSLDTLRFIEQLGESAKVVLGNHDLHFLAVAIGGHRLRKKDTLADILEAPDHQRLLAWLRQQHLCLHDQKRNLVMSHAGIPHIWSVAQAMALAGEVEAVIRGNDAESYFTHMYGNEPDCWSDELEGTDRWRVITNYLTRMRFVSDAGALELTSKEGVETAPEGYAPWFEFPRDDDVRVVFGHWAALDGNTGQDRFVGLDTGCVWGGALTLMNLDTGEKLRCDC; encoded by the coding sequence ATGACTGACTACGCCATCGGCGACATTCAGGGCTGTTACGACGAGCTTCGAACGGTACTGGACACGGTATCATTCTCGCCGTCGCGGGACTGTCTCTGGGTCGCCGGGGACCTGATTAACCGCGGGCCGTCGTCGCTGGACACCCTTCGTTTCATTGAGCAGCTGGGCGAGTCCGCGAAGGTGGTTCTGGGTAATCACGATCTGCATTTTCTGGCGGTGGCCATCGGTGGCCATCGGCTGCGCAAGAAAGATACCCTGGCGGATATTCTTGAGGCACCAGATCACCAGCGACTGCTGGCCTGGCTGCGGCAGCAGCATCTGTGCCTTCATGACCAAAAGCGCAATCTGGTGATGAGCCATGCGGGCATTCCCCACATCTGGAGCGTAGCCCAGGCAATGGCGCTGGCCGGCGAAGTGGAGGCTGTGATCCGTGGCAACGACGCCGAGTCCTACTTCACACATATGTACGGCAATGAACCGGATTGCTGGAGCGACGAACTGGAAGGCACCGACCGCTGGCGGGTGATCACCAACTACCTCACCCGCATGCGCTTCGTTTCCGATGCTGGCGCGCTGGAGCTGACCTCCAAGGAGGGGGTCGAAACGGCCCCTGAAGGATACGCGCCGTGGTTTGAGTTTCCCCGCGATGACGATGTGCGGGTCGTGTTCGGGCATTGGGCGGCGCTGGACGGCAATACCGGTCAGGACCGCTTCGTTGGTCTGGACACCGGCTGCGTCTGGGGTGGGGCCCTGACTCTGATGAATCTGGATACCGGGGAGAAACTGCGTTGTGATTGCTGA